In Lolium rigidum isolate FL_2022 chromosome 7, APGP_CSIRO_Lrig_0.1, whole genome shotgun sequence, the DNA window ATTTTTTAAACAAGGAATTTTAGATTGATATAGGAGGAGCAAACATAGAGAGCCCTAGCCCAACACAAAAACGCAACAAACTAAAGAGGATCAATTTGTTATTTCAGCTAGATATTTCACCCTTCCATGATCCAATTCTTCGTCACATCTTTGATTTTCTGTAGCTATGCCAAATGTATTGATGATTTCTTATTGAAGACCTTGACATTTTTTCCAAAATCTCCCAAATGATTAAAATGATGGCTTATTtgagccccccttaggccgccatCCGAGACAGAGAGATGGCATACCAATACTGGAGCACGGTTAGGCACCCTAATCCAAGGTCCTCAATCAGGGAAGGACAAGATAACCAAGAGGTTGTATCCTGCCATACCCTCCTTGAGAAGCATCACCCCGAAGATGATATGCCAAACCATCTCAGGCTGGCATTTGCACAACTGAGAACATCCATGTGAGGCCATCCGTGGATGGCGTGGGGGTTCGAGGTCCAAAGCCTATTTTGGATGGCGGCCTAGGTGAAGAAGCGACACTTCAGTGGCTCCCAGGTCTTCCAAACAATattttcttaatagaaggttgtaGCCCCGAGGAACTGATCCCGTTAGACCGATCTAGTAGGTGATCCATCTAGAGCTATCTATGGCCTTATGAACGCAAGCTTTCTTTGGCTTGGAGACCTCTAAAATCCTTGGATAAATTGACTGTAGAGTTTGTCCATTAAGCCATGAAGAGGATCACAAAGAGACATTCATGCAATCCTCAATGGTGACCCATGTTGCCATGCTGAAGATTTGCCCATCGATATCGTCATTTGGAGTCAAAAGTCTGACCCATGGCTTATCCGGGACCGCCCATTCAAGCCATAGACATTTAAACCGGAGATCCCTAGCAAGCTTCTCGAGGTCAATGATATTGAGGCCCCCAAGGCCCTTGGGGAAACATGTTTGTCCAACCAACCTAGCATTGACCACTAGTAACCTCAGCCTTGCAAGCCCAAAGCATAACACACCTTGTTTTTGTCAAAAGCCCCGAGGGTGGTTTATCCACCTTAATTGTCATGATTAGGAAGATGGGCACCGCTACGGGGATGGATTTTGCAAAGGCTGCGCAACCAGCACGGTCGAAGAGCATGCACAACCATGGAATTAGCCTAGAGGCTGCCTTGTGAGTGCAAGGTTGGAATAGCAAGGTTTTTAATCATATTTTTTTCTCTTATGCAAGTCATATACCATTGTGTTCATTTTCTTCATCTGTGATCTACCGATGGACCATCCAACACCATTGTATGAGCTTTATATGATTCGTGTATTTCGCCTTTTTTGTTTTACCTTTCTTTTGAACTGTTATCGTTTTGGACACCCTTGTTATGAGAGTCCGTGTATAACATATTATAAATTGCACCCGCGTGATGATTTCGTGTACATAATTAAGCGCCTTTTGCCAAGAcgaaaacaaatatttagttcGATTGTTGGCTTGTAAGTCTGGAAAGCCAAAAGTAAGCACAATCAAACACACCCTTAGACGACGCATGTATGCAAACAACTATGCCTAGGTAATATATATACATCCCATGTTAGAAAAAATGTTATGTACAATACAGTAATTTTGATGCTGCTACAACAATCCATTTCTACAGTGGGTACCAATGCCTGCACTAAACTAATAACTGATATGATCACACTGCTAGAGTATAGAACGGAACCAAATGCCCACTAGTTAAGCACTTGAGGACCGAGTGTACTGCACGCGTGCTACCTAGGAGAGCCCAGCGGCTCAGAACGCGTTCCAACTCTGCGACATGCCACCCTGCAGCGTGTAGCCGGAGTCGTCGACGCCCCAGTCCGTCTGAGGGTCACCGCCGCTGCCTTGCACCATGTCGCCTAGCAGGTCCCTGAAGCTCTGGAgcggcaatggcgcggcgggccaATGGTGCGCTCCCGGTAGGGGACCGGTGGAGTCTTGCTGCCCGTAGCCAACAGCGGCATTGATAGGGGCCTGCAGCGCCGGTGCCACGCCGAGGTCGCTGCTGAGCGAACCTGATGACTCGTCGGAGGCCGGTCTTGGAGCGGCGGCCGTGCTTTTGTAGAACACCCTGCACAGCACCCAGTCCTCCTGCACCGAATATTTTCATCTTAGCACTTTGAATTTGATGGACACTCAAACAAGTGCCCTGTTGCATGCTGGCCTTAATATGAATAATCTCTATTTTTTCCGAGTACTAATCTGTTTTGACCGTGCATGAGGAGCCATGATTGTCATGTGTCCTTAACAGGCGACAGGAAGTACACTGGCAAAAGAAATTGGAAACTTGAGATTCCATTGACAGTTTTTACCGACAATTTAACTGTAAAAAAGAAGAAGTCAAATTGAGGACAAAGAAAGTCAAATGATATAAAATAACCAATTTAGTACACGCAGTGTTGTGTTGTTTAATGCCGCTGATGTATGACGATGGAGCTCACACGAACAACCTTGGACTGGACGTTAATTGGCTTAAACAAAACCTTTGGAACCTTGGTGATATGTGTATGTGTGTACCATGTTTGCATTTCGATAAGACTAGGTCACCTATAATGATTGGCAAGTGGCACATATATATCGACGCATAGATAGCTAGTTAAGTTTATCTTCATATCAGGGAGAGCAGGCAGCACCTACGTAGAGCCTGAATGTGATGAAAATATTTTCTAGCAGTCAAAAGACGAAGCTTCCTTTCTCTACACAAGACAAAAACTAAGGCTCCAACCTATTCCGGTCAAAACTCTCCATCCTAGTCACGCAAAACAAATGGTAGTGGCATAGAATGGCTGCAGGAGCATGCAACTCATCTGATTCGTCTCATGAATAACATGCAAGTGTAGGAGCAGGCGGCATACCCTAAGAGGAGACGGCAACCAGCCGTGGTCGGCGTCGGCGAGCCGCCGACGAACCGCCGGGCAGCCCTCCTCGGCGCGGAACTCGTGCATGACCCACTCCTCCTTGGTTCCCCTGGGGGCTCTCCCTCGGTAGAAGACGAGCGTCTTGCGCATGCCGACgaccgcgccgccggcgccggtgaTGACGCGGTCCTTGCCGGTGGCCTTCCAGTAGCCGGAGCGCGTGGCGCGGTTGGTGCGCTGCCCCGTCGCGTACTTGCGGTCGTGCAGGCTGAAGAAGTACCACTCCTTGCCGCCCACGCACGCCGCGTCTGCGCGATGTTGTCGAGCCGAGCACATTCAAAAACGACGATGGTGAGACCAGAATCAAGATATATAGGATCAAAGTTTATAGAGTACATCAAGGTTTCGTGGTGTAGTTGGTTATCACGTCAGTCTAACACACTGAAGGTCTCCGGTTCGAACCCGGGCGAAGCCATATTTTTTCAGACGTTTCTTTTTTGCCTTTCTACTCGGTATAATCTGCTAGTACTACTCCTATTTTTTTGGCTGCGGGGACTCCATTGTTCCTACATACATGGTGCAACAGGAGATGCAAGGGACAGATCGTACCTGGAAGCTCCCACGGCTCGCACTTGTTGAGGTCGACGTCCACCATGTCCACGCCACCGCCGCTGCGCCTGCCGGAGAGCTTGGGGCACAGGTAGTCCAGCACGAGCTCCTGGTCCCTCGGGTGGAACCGGAACCCCGGCGGCAGCCTCGCCTCCACCATGCTCATCGAGCTGCTCATTTCGTCTTAGCTTTATCAACAACCTCAAGATCGATCGCGCCCGAGCTGAGGAACAGGCGAGAAAGATAGAGCAGAGAGTGGCAATATCGAACACGATGGGCCCGGTATTAATAGCGAGATCTAGCCATGGTCCTCTCTCCTGATAACCTGACGCAACCACGGCCACTGTTGACGAtgcaaattcttttggactattgctCCATCggtttgtcaaaaattaactattCCAAGTACGACCGTTTTGGGGGAAAATATTACTCTACTACAGCAGTAGCAACTAGTATTGTGGATGTATTCTCCTTATCTCGATCAAGTTGTAATTACAGGGTGACATGACGATCAGAGCCTGTTCGTTTGCGTGTCTTTGTGCAATCTCATATATCATCTGCAGTCTTACTTACACCATGGCAAACCGATGAAAAAAGAAACTTCATACTGCCTTTTGCGACTCATGAGACCGTGTCAATCATGTTTAACGTCCGGGAACCGCCAACTGCCTCCTAAGGATCGATGTATTGATTGGGTTAAGATTACTAAGTAGGCGTCGATCCACAGCGACGTCGTCGTCAGAAGAGTTTCCAGGTGAACCTATGCTATGCCTGTTTTGGTAAAATTCCGGCGGAGGAGAAAGGGAGGAAATGGCGCAGCAGCGTAACTGTTGTCGCCGTCGGGAGCGCGGCAATCGGAAGTTGACGAGGCCGCAGTTTTCTCTGTAGATATCCGCTAAACCTGCTGCACTGAACAGCACCATGTCCTTTTCACTTCTCAGTGATAAACCTAAAGCAATCTGCATGTATGCATCTATTTTCGGCCAATTTAGGTCTCAGGAGATGCAGCAGGGACACCGTACAGTGGCGTCGATGGTCGCACAAGCGTGAACTCAAACGGATGGAAAATAGACATGAAAAGGAAAGTCTACTCGCATCGTCAGCTGCTGCTTTCTGGActtctgagagcatctccagtcgcgtcccccaaagcgtcccccaaagggatttggggcgcgccggacagaaaatgcgttccagccgcgtcccccaaagcccttttttgtccggcgcgcccctatacggtgtccggcgccccgagcccgtccccgtcccacaggggacgctccggggacgccggacacaacgaaaagcgaggcggggagtggcggggccgacccgtcagcggcacaattaatttaaacctaaccgtcgcctacctcgcgacggaagttattggcgcgcagcgacggtgcagttcccgcagagggcgcagcgacgcgtcccgtcgcgcctagctcaaggtcttcgacgagaggcgctgcctccgggactaccacgtcgacagggactcccacgacgacagcaccgacgaggaggacgactgaatgagtgttgtttcttcgcagcgaatacgtgcacggaggtttccgctcgttcgcctcatcggtagaaccaacaagggcaccatcctctcgCTGGATTTTCCGagcttaggtgactgggtgtgccctcgagtgtcctttcttagcagcgaacacagcaaacctccgatgcacggcctagttaggtttagtttatttgcaatattttatatttgtgtccaccacggttccaactatgtattagtttgtggaaaccacgttcccaattatgtattagtttgtggaaattaaaataaaaataccaaaaaaagtattttaaatgtttgggggcggcgtttgggggacgcggctggggagcgacgtcccccaaaggcggcacgaacaaaacacgtcccccaaacgctcaatccggcgcggtttgggggacggtttgggggacgcgactggagatgctctgatcacATGATAAATTGGTAACTATAGTTCGGTTTGTCCACTCTTGTGATCGAGGAGATAGTCATGTCAGTCATTTTCAGGGAAGGAGATCCAGTTAGCAAAGAGTGAACCTGCAAGAAGATGTAACCGGGCACTGATTGTGCCACGCAGGTCAGAGCTCCAGAGATGCGCATATTATGAGCGGGTAGCAGACTGTGTGTGTGATAGATACACCTGAACAAAAAGCCATGTCAAGCACGTAAACCAGATCTCCGCGAGGCGCGTTCTGCTTCTGCAAGGTCACCGGCTCCCGGTGAGCAGTCTTGTTAATCTCGCCAAACAATTTCAAGTGGGAGGTTAGCAGCCAGCCAAGTAGCCAATCATCAGCGTGTAAGGTTAATTTACGGAAGCAGTGAGGCTGTTATAAATGAGatacacaataaacgaagaacgaaaagtaaaacactgcaggggacacgagattttaacgtggaaaacccttgcaacacacaagggaaaaaccacgggcgccgaccaagaaaacttcactatttcggtggtgtttacaaacgccgtgggtgtacaatgatgcgatgataaccctagcggcggcttacagggaatataaataggcggtggcaacgatccgtacctcgctccgctcgtcagaagttagcctccctttagtatatgaatttggatcacaaaataacaaactccaccttgagacaaattccttgtagcatgaacttcaacaatcac includes these proteins:
- the LOC124671346 gene encoding NAC domain-containing protein 21/22-like — encoded protein: MSSSMSMVEARLPPGFRFHPRDQELVLDYLCPKLSGRRSGGGVDMVDVDLNKCEPWELPDAACVGGKEWYFFSLHDRKYATGQRTNRATRSGYWKATGKDRVITGAGGAVVGMRKTLVFYRGRAPRGTKEEWVMHEFRAEEGCPAVRRRLADADHGWLPSPLREDWVLCRVFYKSTAAAPRPASDESSGSLSSDLGVAPALQAPINAAVGYGQQDSTGPLPGAHHWPAAPLPLQSFRDLLGDMVQGSGGDPQTDWGVDDSGYTLQGGMSQSWNAF